The Streptomyces sp. DH-12 genome has a window encoding:
- a CDS encoding macrolide family glycosyltransferase: MKRHIAFFNVPGLGHLTPTLPVVAELVQRGHRVSHPVARQYADLVARTGARAVPYASPLPDEAPAPVVDGDVLAGVPLKYLREGMLALECGERALAADRPDLIVYDTTMFAAGRLLARKWGLPAVRTFPTLAANEHFSLDRLVPEELVPVDPRHPALAEFFTTLVGLFARHGMASVDVGRFLTEIEETNIVLLPREIQIKGETFDDRFVFTGPCISARSFETEWEAPDDGKPLVLISLGTSAHTGPEFFRRCARAFAGVPWNVVMTLGGRVDPVSVGPLPPNVTAHPWVPHPAVLRHASAFVTQGGMGSAMEALYCGTPMVVVASTPEQEVNARRLAELGVARRQESAATGEALRDAVLALAADPATAARVRRMSDVVRGAGGAARAADAVEARL, from the coding sequence ATGAAAAGACATATCGCTTTCTTCAACGTGCCCGGACTCGGACACCTCACCCCCACCCTCCCGGTGGTGGCGGAACTGGTCCAGCGCGGGCACCGGGTGAGTCATCCGGTGGCCCGGCAGTACGCCGATCTGGTCGCCCGGACCGGGGCGCGGGCGGTGCCGTACGCCTCACCGCTGCCCGACGAGGCGCCCGCCCCGGTGGTCGACGGTGACGTGCTCGCGGGCGTCCCGCTGAAATACCTGCGTGAGGGGATGCTCGCCCTGGAGTGCGGGGAACGGGCACTCGCCGCCGACCGGCCCGACCTGATCGTCTACGACACGACGATGTTCGCGGCGGGGCGGCTCCTGGCCCGCAAGTGGGGGCTGCCCGCCGTACGGACCTTCCCCACGCTCGCCGCCAACGAGCATTTCTCGCTGGACCGGCTGGTCCCTGAGGAACTGGTCCCGGTCGATCCCCGCCATCCCGCTCTGGCCGAGTTCTTCACGACCCTGGTGGGGCTCTTCGCGCGGCACGGTATGGCCTCCGTGGACGTGGGCCGTTTCCTCACGGAGATCGAGGAGACGAACATCGTCCTCCTGCCGCGGGAGATCCAGATCAAGGGTGAGACGTTCGACGACCGGTTCGTCTTCACAGGCCCCTGCATCAGCGCCCGTTCCTTCGAGACGGAGTGGGAGGCCCCGGACGACGGAAAACCGCTGGTCCTGATATCGCTGGGCACTTCCGCGCACACCGGCCCCGAATTCTTCCGCAGGTGCGCGCGGGCTTTCGCGGGCGTGCCGTGGAACGTCGTGATGACGCTGGGCGGGCGCGTGGACCCCGTGTCGGTGGGGCCGCTGCCGCCGAACGTCACCGCCCACCCCTGGGTGCCGCACCCCGCGGTGCTGCGCCACGCCTCCGCCTTCGTGACGCAGGGCGGGATGGGCAGCGCCATGGAGGCCCTGTACTGCGGGACGCCCATGGTCGTGGTGGCGTCCACCCCGGAACAGGAGGTGAACGCCCGGCGCCTGGCGGAGCTGGGGGTCGCCCGACGCCAGGAGTCTGCGGCGACCGGGGAGGCGCTGCGCGACGCGGTCCTCGCGCTGGCCGCCGACCCGGCGACGGCGGCCCGCGTGCGGCGGATGAGCGACGTGGTCCGCGGCGCCGGGGGCGCGGCGCGGGCCGCCGACGCCGTCGAGGCACGCCTCTGA